In the genome of Gordonia rubripertincta, one region contains:
- a CDS encoding ABC transporter substrate-binding protein/permease produces the protein MVRLLALALTAAIIGLLSILGGPAPHAQAAPDDSCAPAGLASASAAPVNLAAAEQGGEDKYTTPNTTPIDQLDLNALELLAPGTLSVGTLSDAGPSICVNSAGVFTGFDNELLKAVAAKLGLQVEFNGTEFAGLLSQVANNRFDVGSSSITTTDDRRKTVDFTNGYDFGYFSLVAPTSGSIKSFGDLSDATRIAVVQGTVQDDYVVNTLGLDPVKFPDYATAYANLKSGQVDAWVAPSQQAEGAVRDGDGTAIVENTFSVNNFVAWAVGKNKPNLVEALNSGLDAVIADGTYAKLYEDWVPRELPEGWKPGSKAAPAPELSDIAAIAAENAEKAGPAEATEPKSTLQQLGDTFFNWDLYEKSFPELIKTGLVNTLILSVVSGVLGTILGMILAICGISRSRWLRWPARVYTDIFRGLPAVVVILIVGLGVGPVVKGITGNNPYWLGAVALALLAAAYIGEIFRSGIQSVDDGQLEASRAIGFSYRQSMRLVVVPQGVRRVLPALMNQFISLIKDSSLVYFLGLLASQRELFAVGRDLNAQTGNLSPLVAAGIMYLILTIPLTHLVNYIDRRLRTGRPADVHDDPLPVTAVEKG, from the coding sequence GTGGTTCGTCTTCTCGCGCTCGCGCTGACGGCCGCCATCATCGGCCTCCTGTCCATCCTCGGCGGACCTGCGCCTCACGCGCAGGCCGCTCCCGACGACAGCTGTGCCCCGGCTGGTCTCGCGTCCGCGTCGGCCGCACCGGTCAACCTGGCCGCGGCGGAACAGGGCGGAGAGGACAAATACACCACCCCGAACACGACGCCGATCGATCAGCTCGACCTGAACGCGCTCGAGTTGCTCGCGCCGGGCACGCTCTCGGTCGGCACGCTCTCCGACGCCGGACCCAGCATCTGCGTCAACAGCGCTGGTGTCTTCACCGGCTTCGACAACGAACTGCTGAAGGCCGTCGCCGCGAAGTTGGGTCTGCAGGTCGAGTTCAACGGCACCGAATTCGCCGGTCTGCTCTCGCAGGTGGCCAACAACCGGTTCGACGTCGGGTCGTCGTCGATCACCACCACCGACGACCGTCGCAAGACCGTCGACTTCACCAATGGCTACGACTTCGGATACTTCTCGCTCGTCGCGCCCACGAGCGGATCCATCAAGAGTTTCGGTGACCTGTCGGATGCCACCCGCATCGCCGTCGTACAGGGCACCGTGCAGGACGACTACGTCGTCAACACGCTGGGCCTGGACCCGGTCAAGTTCCCCGACTACGCAACGGCCTACGCCAACCTCAAGAGCGGTCAGGTCGACGCGTGGGTCGCACCGTCGCAGCAGGCGGAGGGCGCGGTCCGGGACGGTGACGGCACCGCCATCGTCGAGAACACCTTCAGCGTCAACAACTTCGTCGCGTGGGCGGTCGGCAAGAACAAGCCGAACCTCGTCGAGGCGCTGAACTCCGGACTCGACGCCGTCATCGCCGACGGCACCTACGCGAAGTTGTACGAGGACTGGGTGCCGCGCGAACTGCCGGAGGGTTGGAAGCCGGGCAGCAAGGCCGCGCCGGCACCCGAACTCTCCGACATCGCCGCCATCGCCGCGGAGAACGCCGAGAAGGCCGGCCCGGCCGAGGCCACCGAGCCGAAGAGCACTCTTCAGCAGCTCGGCGACACCTTCTTCAACTGGGACCTGTACGAGAAGTCCTTCCCGGAACTGATCAAGACCGGCCTGGTGAACACGCTGATCCTCTCGGTCGTGTCCGGTGTGCTCGGCACCATCCTGGGCATGATCCTGGCGATCTGCGGAATCTCCCGGTCGCGTTGGTTGCGCTGGCCCGCACGCGTTTACACCGACATCTTCCGCGGTCTGCCGGCCGTGGTCGTCATTCTCATCGTCGGCCTGGGCGTCGGCCCGGTGGTCAAGGGCATCACCGGCAACAACCCGTACTGGCTCGGCGCGGTCGCGCTGGCCCTGCTCGCGGCCGCCTATATCGGCGAGATCTTCCGATCCGGCATCCAGAGCGTCGATGACGGTCAGCTCGAGGCGTCGCGTGCGATCGGTTTCAGTTACCGCCAGTCGATGCGGCTGGTCGTCGTTCCGCAGGGCGTCCGGCGGGTGCTGCCCGCGCTGATGAACCAGTTCATCAGCCTGATCAAGGACAGCTCGCTGGTCTACTTCCTCGGACTCCTGGCCAGCCAGCGAGAGCTGTTCGCCGTCGGTCGAGACCTCAACGCGCAGACCGGAAACCTGTCGCCGCTGGTCGCCGCGGGCATCATGTACCTCATCCTGACCATCCCGCTGACGCACCTGGTCAACTACATCGACCGCCGCCTCCGCACCGGCAGGCCCGCCGATGTCCACGACGACCCGCTGCCCGTCACCGCCGTCGAGAAGGGATAG
- a CDS encoding alcohol dehydrogenase catalytic domain-containing protein, with translation MRAAVISAGGFEIVELPDPTPGPGDLVLRVAANGICGSDLSTAPFLPAGTVMGHEFAGEVVAVGPDAAPELRVGDQVASMPVRGCHRCRACLTGDIARCPSARTLGLGVLPGALAEYVVVGAAESVRVDGIDPVEGALVEPLAVGLHAVTRAAVEPGDRVLVLGAGPVGTAVLHWLSRGTAGEVSCSDPSPGRRAAALDAGASEVHTPESVIEQIRDGFDVVIECVGKPGMIAAALDAVRTHGRIVVAGVCLSDDHFMPVAGIVKEASMDFVSYYTKTEFTTAAGELNRGAVGSSTLVSEIVGLDEVHRVFTELSAPNDHRKVLISPAVG, from the coding sequence ATGAGGGCGGCGGTCATCTCGGCGGGCGGATTCGAGATCGTCGAACTCCCCGATCCGACGCCCGGCCCCGGCGACCTCGTGCTCCGGGTCGCCGCGAACGGCATCTGCGGCTCCGATCTGTCGACCGCACCGTTCCTGCCCGCCGGCACCGTGATGGGTCACGAGTTCGCGGGTGAGGTCGTAGCGGTCGGCCCCGACGCCGCGCCGGAGTTGCGCGTCGGTGACCAGGTCGCGTCGATGCCCGTCCGAGGCTGCCACCGGTGTCGCGCCTGTCTGACCGGCGACATCGCGCGGTGTCCGTCCGCGCGCACGCTCGGACTGGGTGTGTTGCCAGGCGCCCTGGCCGAGTACGTCGTCGTCGGTGCCGCCGAGAGCGTGCGCGTCGACGGCATCGACCCGGTCGAAGGCGCGCTGGTCGAACCCCTCGCGGTCGGCCTGCATGCCGTGACGCGCGCCGCGGTCGAACCCGGCGACCGCGTCCTCGTACTCGGTGCCGGACCGGTGGGAACAGCTGTGCTGCACTGGTTGTCGCGCGGGACCGCGGGCGAGGTCAGCTGTTCCGACCCCTCCCCCGGTCGTCGCGCCGCGGCACTCGATGCCGGCGCATCCGAGGTCCACACACCTGAGTCGGTGATCGAGCAGATCCGGGACGGATTCGACGTGGTGATCGAATGCGTCGGCAAACCCGGGATGATCGCCGCGGCTCTCGACGCGGTGCGCACGCACGGACGAATCGTCGTCGCCGGCGTGTGCCTGAGCGACGACCACTTCATGCCCGTCGCCGGTATCGTCAAAGAGGCGTCGATGGACTTCGTCTCCTACTACACGAAGACCGAGTTCACCACCGCAGCCGGTGAACTGAACCGCGGCGCGGTGGGGTCGTCGACGCTGGTCAGCGAGATCGTCGGGCTCGATGAGGTGCATCGTGTGTTCACCGAACTGTCGGCGCCCAACGACCATCGGAAGGTGCTGATCTCCCCCGCCGTCGGCTGA
- a CDS encoding AMP-binding protein, whose amino-acid sequence MITRLRDRVTTYAWLVRTLIRSGFLGTLRLDRYIRMGLNLRRHGGASPVSGIGLAAARAPKGLALVDEAGELTWGELDARCDALAVGLRGLPGAPVNTVAILCRNHRGLIEALAATSRLGADAVLLNTGFAGPQLADVLEREGADVLIADDEFDAVIAPAAERLPNVRRFHAWTEAGPVSADTIDSLIDANLGRRPVRPERAGRIVLLTSGTTGTPKGARRGGSTDIASLAAMLDRIPWRAGESTVIAAPIFHAWGFGQVAISATMTCTMIMRRRFDPEATLDLVREHEATGLAVVPVMLERIMDLPDEVLETHPMPSLRFATASGSRMRTDALIAFLDRFGDVVYNSYNATEAGLISTATPEDLRVAPDTAGRPLTGTSVRILDDDGLELPTGEIGRIVVANNSGFDGYTTADTKAFSDGHMVSGDVGRIDENGRLFVVGRDDEMIVSGGENVYPLEVEQVIGALDEVHEVAVIGVDDEKFGQRLAAYVVRAPQTLIGADQIRQHVKEQLAGFKVPRDVHFLDELPRNATGKILKRDLLSAAPERKVS is encoded by the coding sequence ATGATCACACGACTACGCGATCGCGTCACCACCTACGCGTGGCTCGTGCGCACCCTCATCCGCAGTGGCTTCCTCGGCACACTGCGACTCGACCGGTACATCCGCATGGGACTCAACCTGCGACGCCACGGCGGTGCATCCCCGGTCAGCGGCATCGGCCTGGCAGCGGCCCGCGCCCCGAAGGGGCTCGCCCTCGTCGACGAGGCCGGCGAACTCACCTGGGGAGAACTCGACGCGCGCTGTGACGCACTGGCCGTCGGACTGCGCGGGCTCCCCGGCGCGCCGGTGAACACCGTCGCCATCCTCTGCCGCAACCACCGCGGCCTCATCGAGGCCCTCGCCGCGACATCGCGACTCGGCGCCGACGCGGTGCTGCTCAACACCGGATTCGCCGGACCGCAGCTCGCCGACGTCCTCGAACGTGAGGGGGCCGACGTCCTGATCGCCGACGACGAGTTCGACGCGGTCATCGCCCCTGCAGCAGAACGACTTCCGAATGTCCGCCGCTTCCACGCCTGGACCGAGGCGGGCCCGGTCTCCGCTGACACGATTGACTCGCTCATCGACGCGAACCTCGGTCGACGCCCCGTGCGACCCGAGCGTGCCGGCCGCATCGTACTGCTGACCTCGGGCACCACCGGCACCCCGAAGGGTGCACGACGGGGTGGCAGCACCGACATCGCCTCGCTGGCCGCGATGCTCGACCGCATCCCCTGGCGCGCAGGCGAATCCACGGTCATCGCCGCACCCATCTTCCACGCCTGGGGATTCGGGCAGGTGGCCATCTCGGCAACCATGACGTGCACGATGATCATGCGCCGGCGTTTCGACCCCGAGGCCACGCTGGATCTCGTCCGCGAACACGAGGCGACCGGACTCGCCGTCGTGCCGGTCATGCTCGAACGCATCATGGATCTACCCGACGAGGTGCTCGAGACCCATCCGATGCCGAGTCTCCGATTCGCGACGGCCAGCGGTTCGCGGATGCGCACCGACGCCCTGATCGCCTTCCTCGACCGCTTCGGCGACGTCGTCTACAACAGCTACAACGCCACCGAGGCCGGGCTGATCAGCACCGCCACCCCGGAGGATCTGCGCGTCGCCCCGGACACCGCGGGTCGCCCGCTGACCGGCACGAGCGTCCGCATCCTCGACGACGACGGTCTCGAGCTGCCGACCGGCGAGATCGGTCGCATCGTCGTCGCCAACAACTCCGGTTTCGACGGCTACACCACCGCCGACACCAAGGCGTTCAGCGACGGACACATGGTGTCCGGCGACGTCGGACGGATCGACGAGAACGGCCGGCTGTTCGTCGTCGGCCGCGACGACGAGATGATCGTGTCCGGCGGCGAAAACGTCTACCCGCTCGAGGTCGAACAGGTCATCGGAGCCCTCGACGAGGTCCACGAGGTCGCGGTGATCGGCGTCGATGACGAGAAGTTCGGACAGCGCCTGGCCGCCTATGTGGTTCGCGCCCCGCAGACCCTCATCGGCGCCGACCAGATCCGGCAGCACGTCAAAGAACAGCTGGCCGGGTTCAAGGTCCCCCGCGACGTCCACTTCCTCGACGAGCTGCCCCGCAACGCCACCGGCAAGATCCTCAAGCGCGATCTGCTGTCCGCCGCCCCGGAACGAAAGGTGAGCTGA
- a CDS encoding PaaI family thioesterase, with amino-acid sequence MQFILEDITEAEVERRRGVYTPLTDTVRDLVDAVIRTEVGEDALAVAQRRIAEIVADLRSEQMDGPYGVRHTRENTGMAWGNAVIGVRNALAPPLNVEHVDDGVRCEFTLGAAYEGPPGCVHGGVCAMLLDHLLGNAASYESACYTGTITIRYLRPTRLGALTARAWVTEQTGRKRIARGTISDAEGVTCEAEGVFIVPRSALDAPPVRWSAG; translated from the coding sequence ATGCAGTTCATCCTCGAGGACATCACCGAAGCCGAGGTCGAGCGCCGTCGCGGGGTCTACACACCCCTGACCGACACCGTCCGCGACCTGGTCGACGCGGTGATCAGGACCGAAGTCGGTGAGGACGCCCTCGCCGTCGCCCAGCGGCGGATCGCCGAGATCGTCGCCGATCTGCGGTCGGAGCAGATGGACGGGCCGTACGGGGTCCGGCACACGCGCGAGAACACCGGTATGGCCTGGGGAAACGCGGTCATCGGGGTACGCAACGCCCTCGCACCGCCGCTGAACGTCGAACATGTCGACGACGGGGTGCGCTGTGAGTTCACCCTGGGCGCGGCCTACGAGGGCCCGCCGGGATGTGTGCACGGCGGTGTCTGCGCGATGCTTCTGGACCACCTCCTCGGCAACGCCGCCAGCTACGAGAGCGCCTGCTACACCGGGACCATCACCATCCGCTACCTCCGTCCGACCCGACTGGGCGCGCTGACCGCGCGGGCCTGGGTCACCGAGCAGACCGGCCGCAAACGCATCGCGCGCGGCACCATCTCCGACGCCGAGGGTGTGACCTGTGAGGCCGAGGGCGTCTTCATCGTGCCGCGATCGGCGCTCGACGCCCCGCCGGTGCGCTGGTCGGCGGGCTGA
- a CDS encoding amidohydrolase family protein → MNSAVPESPVPFSSHEADRVRAVWQDLDLPGIVDVHTHFMPRPVMDKVWAYFDSAGPLVGREWPITYRADEDVRVSTLRDFGIRAYSSLVYPHKPDMAEWLNGWANDFAAHHEDCLHTATFYPEESAAAYVSRAIQAGTQVFKSHIQVGDYSPMDSLLDGVWSQIADSQIPVIIHCGSGPAPGNHTGPEPIRALLHRFPSLPLIIAHMGMPEYEPFLDFALEYPNVHLDTTMAFTDFAEENAPFPADLRSRLADAGDKILFGSDFPNIPYGYTHALEVITGLDMGDDWLRNVFYRNAARLFGLEGR, encoded by the coding sequence GTGAACAGTGCCGTTCCAGAGTCCCCAGTGCCGTTCAGTTCCCACGAGGCGGATCGCGTGCGCGCGGTCTGGCAGGACCTCGACCTCCCGGGCATCGTCGACGTCCACACGCATTTCATGCCGCGTCCGGTGATGGACAAGGTGTGGGCCTACTTCGACTCCGCGGGCCCGCTCGTCGGACGCGAGTGGCCCATCACCTACCGCGCCGACGAAGACGTCCGGGTGTCGACACTGCGCGATTTCGGGATCCGCGCCTACTCGTCGCTCGTCTACCCACACAAGCCCGACATGGCGGAGTGGCTCAATGGCTGGGCCAACGATTTCGCCGCCCACCACGAGGACTGTCTGCACACCGCGACCTTTTACCCGGAGGAATCGGCCGCCGCGTACGTCTCACGTGCGATCCAGGCCGGAACGCAGGTGTTCAAGTCCCACATCCAGGTCGGCGACTACTCCCCGATGGACTCGTTGCTCGACGGCGTGTGGTCGCAGATCGCCGACTCGCAGATCCCGGTGATCATCCACTGCGGGTCGGGTCCCGCACCCGGGAACCACACCGGCCCGGAACCCATTCGCGCTCTGCTGCACCGGTTCCCGTCGTTACCGCTGATCATCGCGCACATGGGCATGCCCGAATACGAACCGTTCCTCGACTTCGCGCTCGAGTACCCGAACGTCCACCTCGACACCACGATGGCGTTCACCGACTTCGCCGAGGAGAACGCCCCGTTCCCCGCCGATCTGCGGTCACGCCTCGCCGACGCCGGGGACAAGATCCTGTTCGGCAGCGACTTCCCCAACATCCCGTACGGCTACACCCACGCGCTCGAGGTGATCACCGGCCTCGACATGGGCGACGACTGGCTGCGCAATGTGTTCTACCGCAACGCTGCTCGGTTGTTCGGCCTCGAGGGGCGGTGA
- a CDS encoding DDE-type integrase/transposase/recombinase → MSHPVAQRDRAYPSQLNGADVAAISELIRAGWSQGRSVIDTFAHTWDHGRYLASARTWYRIANRIDQSTRPASPRSRTQRTRRVPVVAATAPGQVWMWDITDLNGTYVGQRYKAYSIQDLYSRKIIASCVAPREDEDITAGLFAAAFDTDQVPRIIHSDNGSVMRSGRLARLCAAMDVTMSFSRPRVSNDNPYKESEFRTMKHRPSYPATFDDIHSARDWVESYVDWFNVDHHHRGLALFTPQSVHDGSWREHHSVRASTLNTYYEHNPDRFRHRRPSAHRPPSRVGINLHHEHNQIALNTN, encoded by the coding sequence GTGTCGCATCCGGTTGCCCAGCGAGACAGGGCCTATCCCAGCCAGCTCAACGGCGCCGACGTCGCGGCGATCAGCGAGTTGATCCGGGCCGGCTGGTCCCAGGGACGCTCGGTGATCGACACCTTCGCCCACACCTGGGATCACGGCCGTTATCTGGCGTCGGCGCGCACCTGGTATCGCATCGCCAACCGGATCGATCAGTCCACCCGCCCGGCCTCACCCCGGTCGCGTACACAGCGCACACGTCGCGTACCGGTTGTGGCGGCCACCGCCCCCGGGCAGGTGTGGATGTGGGATATCACCGACCTCAACGGCACCTACGTCGGCCAGCGATACAAGGCGTATTCGATCCAGGATCTTTACTCCCGCAAGATCATCGCGTCCTGCGTAGCTCCTCGGGAGGACGAAGACATCACCGCAGGCTTGTTCGCTGCAGCGTTCGACACCGATCAGGTTCCGCGCATCATCCACTCTGACAACGGATCGGTCATGCGGTCGGGTCGACTGGCCCGGCTGTGTGCGGCGATGGACGTGACCATGTCGTTTAGTCGTCCGCGTGTGTCGAATGACAACCCGTACAAGGAATCTGAGTTCCGCACCATGAAACACCGGCCGTCATATCCGGCCACGTTCGACGACATCCACAGCGCTCGGGATTGGGTCGAGTCCTACGTCGACTGGTTCAACGTCGACCACCACCACCGCGGACTGGCACTGTTCACTCCGCAATCAGTCCACGACGGCAGCTGGCGAGAGCACCACAGCGTGCGCGCCTCGACACTAAACACCTACTACGAGCACAACCCCGACCGGTTTCGACATCGTCGTCCCAGCGCGCACCGCCCGCCCAGCCGCGTCGGCATCAACCTGCACCACGAACACAACCAGATCGCACTAAACACGAACTAG
- a CDS encoding DUF2277 domain-containing protein yields MCRNITELRGLEPPATADEVEAAARQYVRKVSGVRHPSPANAEAFEAAVTAVTAATRTLLDALPERRQPPKTVPPLRRPEVQARIAARG; encoded by the coding sequence ATGTGCCGCAACATCACCGAACTGCGCGGACTGGAACCGCCCGCCACGGCCGACGAGGTCGAGGCGGCCGCCCGGCAATACGTCCGCAAGGTGAGCGGCGTGCGGCACCCCTCGCCGGCGAACGCCGAGGCCTTCGAGGCCGCGGTCACCGCCGTCACCGCGGCCACCCGCACCCTGCTCGACGCCCTGCCCGAGCGGCGTCAGCCGCCGAAGACGGTGCCCCCGCTCCGACGCCCCGAGGTCCAGGCGCGGATCGCCGCGCGGGGCTAG
- a CDS encoding amino acid ABC transporter ATP-binding protein, with amino-acid sequence MPATTTRKAVSLTGTDLHLSFGKHHVLRGVDIQVDAGTTTTVIGPSGSGKSTLLRVLNRLHEPDQGDILLDGRSVLKDNPDELRRRIGMVFQHFNLFPHKTVVENVALGPRKLKGLSKEEAREVALKQLEIVGLTQKADVRPARLSGGQQQRVAIARALAMTPEVMFFDEATSALDPELVKGVLALMADLASEGMTMVVVTHEMGFARNVSDNVLFMDHGAVVETGDPGQLFDDAKSDRLRTFLSQVL; translated from the coding sequence ATGCCTGCCACCACCACACGAAAAGCGGTGTCGCTGACCGGCACCGATCTGCACCTGTCCTTCGGCAAGCATCATGTGCTGCGCGGCGTCGACATCCAGGTCGATGCCGGGACGACGACCACTGTCATCGGGCCGTCGGGGTCGGGCAAGTCGACGCTCCTGCGGGTGCTCAACCGCCTGCACGAGCCCGACCAGGGCGACATCCTGCTCGACGGCCGGTCCGTCCTGAAGGACAACCCGGATGAACTGCGCCGCCGAATCGGCATGGTGTTCCAGCACTTCAACCTGTTCCCCCACAAGACGGTCGTCGAGAACGTCGCCCTGGGACCCCGGAAACTCAAGGGGCTCAGCAAGGAGGAGGCCCGGGAGGTCGCGCTGAAGCAGCTCGAGATCGTCGGCCTGACCCAGAAGGCCGACGTGCGGCCGGCTCGTCTGTCGGGCGGTCAGCAGCAGCGCGTGGCCATCGCTCGGGCGCTGGCGATGACGCCGGAGGTCATGTTCTTCGACGAGGCGACGTCGGCCCTCGATCCCGAGCTCGTCAAGGGCGTTCTCGCACTCATGGCCGACCTCGCGTCCGAGGGGATGACCATGGTCGTCGTCACGCACGAGATGGGCTTCGCCCGCAACGTGAGTGACAACGTGCTGTTCATGGACCACGGCGCCGTGGTGGAGACCGGCGACCCCGGGCAGCTCTTCGACGACGCGAAATCGGATCGCCTGCGCACCTTCTTGTCTCAGGTGCTCTGA
- a CDS encoding NADPH:quinone oxidoreductase family protein: MKAQVLSAETGPSGLELTEVPDPTPADGQVVVDVKSCGVCFPDLLMSQGKYQLRVPTPFTPGTEVAGVVRSAPEGSSVKVGDKVLVASIVGGFAEQVAAAPEQLLPLPDGLSFEQGSAMGINYQTALFALKTRAHTQPGEVVGVLGAAGGVGTASIMVAKAMGAKVVAIVHRKGAEELLRSAGADEIVQLEEGWGDKLREVAPKGVDVMIDPSGGEVFDEALRQVAPDGRYVVVGFAAGGIPTVKLNRVLFRNIAVVGAAWGEYVRTHPELPAILHEELAQMIADGMTPQVNVTYSLDQLPEALTDLAEGRILGKAVVKIGD; the protein is encoded by the coding sequence ATGAAAGCTCAGGTACTCAGTGCAGAGACAGGCCCTTCCGGACTCGAATTGACCGAGGTCCCCGATCCCACTCCCGCTGACGGTCAGGTCGTCGTCGACGTCAAGTCCTGCGGTGTGTGTTTTCCGGACCTCCTGATGAGCCAGGGGAAGTACCAGCTCCGCGTGCCCACCCCGTTCACCCCGGGCACCGAGGTCGCCGGTGTGGTGCGGTCGGCGCCCGAGGGTTCGTCGGTGAAGGTGGGGGACAAGGTCCTCGTCGCATCGATCGTCGGCGGTTTCGCCGAACAGGTCGCCGCCGCGCCGGAGCAGCTGCTGCCGCTGCCCGACGGACTCAGCTTCGAGCAGGGTTCGGCGATGGGCATCAACTACCAGACCGCCCTGTTCGCGCTGAAGACCCGCGCGCACACCCAGCCCGGCGAGGTCGTCGGTGTTCTGGGCGCGGCCGGCGGCGTCGGCACCGCCTCGATCATGGTCGCGAAGGCCATGGGTGCCAAGGTCGTCGCCATCGTCCATCGCAAGGGGGCCGAGGAGTTGCTGCGCAGCGCGGGCGCCGACGAGATCGTGCAGCTCGAAGAGGGCTGGGGCGACAAGCTCCGGGAGGTCGCGCCCAAGGGCGTCGACGTCATGATCGACCCGTCCGGCGGCGAGGTCTTCGACGAGGCGCTGCGCCAAGTCGCGCCGGACGGCCGTTACGTCGTGGTCGGCTTCGCCGCGGGAGGCATCCCGACGGTCAAGCTCAACCGCGTGCTGTTCCGCAACATCGCCGTCGTCGGTGCTGCGTGGGGCGAGTACGTGCGCACCCACCCGGAGCTCCCGGCGATCCTGCACGAGGAGCTGGCCCAGATGATCGCCGACGGCATGACCCCGCAGGTCAACGTCACCTACTCGCTGGATCAGCTGCCCGAGGCGTTGACCGATCTCGCCGAGGGGCGGATCCTGGGTAAGGCGGTCGTCAAGATCGGCGACTGA
- a CDS encoding FadR/GntR family transcriptional regulator, with translation MTREIVRAGLPIIYRPGDIHSSTKAGEAARAPKASETTAAAIVSDIVSLGLRHGDRLPAESDMLADYSVSRETLREALRILEVQGLITLKRGPGGGPFVSALNASYLARTATLYFHLAGATYDEVFDTWKLLEPQLAAKVARIEDRKTKETAFARFLDHDVEALRDNEILGELTNFHAVIAELSGNRVLTLLTQAIDHIVVEHVLTAGRDTTAGDDAMRHDHADIARAIIAGRPRKAETLMHDHISEVVERFRKRHPERSDELVQWM, from the coding sequence ATGACACGCGAAATCGTCCGCGCGGGCCTACCGATCATCTACCGGCCCGGCGACATCCATTCGTCGACGAAAGCCGGCGAGGCCGCCCGTGCCCCGAAGGCGTCGGAGACCACCGCTGCGGCCATCGTCTCCGACATCGTCAGCCTCGGCCTACGACACGGCGACCGCCTCCCCGCCGAGAGCGACATGCTCGCCGACTACTCGGTCAGTCGTGAGACCCTGCGCGAAGCCCTGCGCATCCTCGAGGTCCAGGGTCTGATCACACTGAAGCGCGGTCCGGGTGGCGGCCCGTTCGTGAGCGCACTCAACGCTTCGTACCTCGCACGGACTGCGACGCTCTACTTTCACCTCGCCGGCGCGACGTACGACGAGGTCTTCGACACCTGGAAGCTCCTGGAACCACAGCTGGCGGCCAAGGTCGCCCGGATCGAGGACCGCAAGACCAAGGAGACCGCCTTCGCGCGGTTCCTCGATCACGACGTCGAAGCGCTCCGAGACAACGAGATCCTCGGCGAGCTCACCAACTTCCACGCCGTCATCGCCGAACTCAGCGGAAACCGCGTACTCACTCTCCTGACCCAGGCGATCGACCACATCGTCGTCGAGCATGTCCTCACAGCCGGACGCGACACCACCGCCGGAGACGACGCGATGAGACACGACCACGCCGACATCGCCAGAGCGATCATCGCGGGCCGCCCGCGGAAGGCCGAGACACTGATGCACGATCACATCAGCGAGGTCGTCGAACGGTTCCGGAAACGTCACCCGGAACGGTCCGACGAACTCGTCCAGTGGATGTGA
- a CDS encoding 1-acyl-sn-glycerol-3-phosphate acyltransferase produces the protein MSAGTFDLTARDETWVKRVLPVLRLVAKKYFRSEVRGMDKVPDGGVLLVSNHSGGLMAFDVPVISVAFADEFGAERPLYTLAHDLIFTGAGKDVFGKFGFLPAHPKNAVAALEAGAATIVFPGGEWEVLRPTSESATIDFHGRTGYIRTALEAGVPVVPIVTIGGQETQLFLNRGDALAKLLKLDKLLRIDSAPFAFGFPFGLTAHFPPNIPLPSKLVTEVLDPIDITAEFGTNPDHDEVDQMIRKRMQHALDGLARERRFPVLG, from the coding sequence ATGAGCGCCGGCACCTTCGACCTCACCGCCCGCGACGAGACCTGGGTCAAGCGGGTCCTGCCCGTCCTGAGACTCGTGGCCAAGAAGTACTTCCGGTCCGAGGTCCGCGGCATGGACAAGGTCCCCGACGGGGGTGTCCTGCTGGTCTCCAACCATTCCGGTGGCCTGATGGCCTTCGACGTCCCGGTGATCAGCGTGGCCTTCGCCGACGAGTTCGGAGCCGAACGGCCGCTGTACACGCTGGCCCACGACCTGATCTTCACCGGCGCGGGCAAGGACGTCTTCGGCAAGTTCGGCTTCCTGCCGGCCCATCCCAAGAACGCCGTCGCCGCGCTCGAGGCGGGGGCCGCGACCATCGTGTTCCCCGGCGGTGAGTGGGAGGTGCTGCGTCCCACCAGCGAGTCCGCGACCATCGACTTCCACGGCCGCACCGGCTACATCCGCACGGCTCTCGAGGCGGGCGTCCCGGTCGTCCCCATCGTCACCATCGGCGGCCAGGAGACCCAGCTCTTCCTCAACCGCGGTGACGCGCTCGCCAAGCTGCTCAAGCTGGACAAGCTGCTGCGCATCGACAGCGCGCCGTTCGCCTTCGGCTTCCCGTTCGGTCTCACCGCTCATTTCCCGCCCAACATCCCGTTGCCCTCGAAGCTCGTCACCGAGGTGCTCGACCCCATCGACATCACCGCCGAGTTCGGAACGAATCCCGACCACGACGAGGTGGACCAGATGATCCGCAAGCGCATGCAGCACGCCCTCGACGGGCTCGCCCGCGAGCGCCGGTTCCCGGTTCTCGGCTGA